One part of the Desulfonatronum thioautotrophicum genome encodes these proteins:
- a CDS encoding type II toxin-antitoxin system VapC family toxin, whose translation MIICDTDVFIEFYKNTNHIVQELRVIGQKNIAVSPITQAELYYGALNKSELRKINNNLQNISCLPLDEKISVYFLNLMKTYSLSHKIDIPDAIIAATAIIHHVPLYTLNTRHFRFIPEIQLHHPITY comes from the coding sequence ATGATCATCTGTGATACTGATGTATTCATAGAATTCTATAAAAATACGAATCATATTGTCCAGGAACTTCGCGTTATCGGACAAAAAAATATTGCAGTGAGCCCAATAACACAGGCTGAATTGTATTATGGCGCGTTAAACAAATCAGAGTTACGAAAAATTAACAATAACCTTCAAAACATATCTTGTTTGCCACTTGATGAAAAGATTTCAGTATATTTTCTGAATCTGATGAAAACCTATTCACTAAGCCATAAGATAGACATTCCGGATGCAATCATTGCAGCAACCGCGATCATCCATCATGTCCCGCTCTATACGCTTAATACCAGGCATTTTAGATTTATACCAGAAATCCAACTCCATCATCCAATCACATATTGA
- a CDS encoding type II secretion system protein has product MLKQSMKHKKGQQGFTLLEILVVVAIMGFLVAMVAPRFAGITAGTVDVVCDTNQQRLVQALSAWNEQNGNLPGGLVNLVDEQGPLVPATGLATGYFIPTNTNHLEFPDQGQATFFGEFVDRNKFALHILNAAEVAEMRGLGVGTVHSLNAYNYDGTIGTHGNAAAAAEPVAEVDELDALRRTAVRPGMAVLMTGLGAESDADDPAFAGDAIAAAAGILGDGTDDYDDWGNPEWFGRIILGVGPDSALVSQGMISAAGLCPGGINNPQVFWNNYSVVLPRLEATVERMEESATAGVAFLAGVAAESNGGSYRTFNLLEAQESFQFLTQCPEGHRWPTPDEFSEWTIYVGATPAELEDPAALF; this is encoded by the coding sequence ATGTTGAAGCAGTCAATGAAACACAAGAAAGGACAGCAGGGTTTTACCCTTTTGGAAATCCTGGTGGTCGTAGCCATCATGGGCTTCCTGGTCGCCATGGTCGCCCCGCGGTTTGCGGGTATCACCGCTGGCACCGTGGATGTTGTGTGCGACACCAACCAGCAGCGCCTGGTACAAGCGTTGTCCGCATGGAACGAGCAGAATGGCAACCTGCCTGGCGGGCTGGTCAACCTGGTTGACGAACAGGGGCCGCTTGTTCCCGCTACCGGGCTCGCCACGGGGTATTTCATTCCCACCAACACCAACCACCTGGAATTTCCTGACCAGGGACAGGCGACATTTTTCGGTGAGTTCGTGGATCGCAACAAGTTCGCCCTGCACATCCTCAATGCGGCTGAAGTTGCCGAAATGCGCGGTTTGGGCGTGGGCACCGTCCATAGCCTGAACGCCTACAACTACGACGGCACCATTGGTACACATGGCAATGCCGCCGCTGCTGCGGAACCGGTTGCGGAAGTTGATGAACTCGACGCCCTGCGCAGGACTGCCGTCCGGCCCGGCATGGCCGTGCTGATGACCGGGCTTGGCGCCGAGTCTGACGCTGACGATCCTGCTTTCGCTGGTGACGCGATCGCCGCCGCTGCCGGCATCCTGGGTGACGGCACGGATGATTACGACGATTGGGGCAACCCGGAATGGTTCGGCCGCATCATTCTGGGCGTGGGCCCGGATTCGGCCCTGGTTAGCCAAGGCATGATATCCGCGGCCGGCCTGTGCCCTGGCGGCATTAACAACCCCCAGGTCTTCTGGAACAACTACAGCGTGGTCCTGCCCCGTCTTGAAGCCACAGTGGAGCGGATGGAAGAAAGCGCGACCGCTGGTGTTGCTTTCTTGGCTGGTGTGGCTGCCGAATCCAATGGTGGTTCCTACCGTACTTTCAATCTCCTTGAAGCCCAGGAGTCCTTCCAGTTCCTGACCCAATGCCCGGAAGGCCACCGTTGGCCCACGCCTGACGAGTTCAGCGAGTGGACCATTTATGTCGGTGCAACTCCGGCTGAACTGGAAGATCCGGCTGCCTTGTTCTAG
- a CDS encoding type II secretion system protein yields the protein MSRKSGFTLLEVLIVIAIMGLIAAMVAPRFAGLRGESEVVIRDTNQGRMASAITGYWESFERYPSGLTNLLDENNATGVGPFDGINRFRMPTNTSQLEVFDRGTATFDESFIARLKPEVHVLNAAEAFALRQLGVTTVVNLNAYNFDGLSAGSPLIIAARANPKRISNVDTGLGVLMAGIGAPEVSPTGAWEGRASTPALLQTDSDWTSPDAIGRIILGLGPDSDLIAREIISTAGLCPEGLGNQQTSWNHYVILLPRLQATVDRMTNALGEPLTAFTHLREITAESNSGNNGIERTFNLLEPQSRTRFHIYSPKGHRWQDELDRTMWRVTEVSS from the coding sequence ATGTCCAGAAAATCCGGCTTCACACTGCTCGAAGTGCTCATTGTCATCGCCATCATGGGCCTCATCGCGGCCATGGTCGCGCCACGGTTTGCGGGGTTGCGGGGCGAATCCGAGGTGGTGATCCGGGATACCAATCAGGGCCGGATGGCTTCCGCGATTACCGGGTATTGGGAGAGCTTCGAACGCTATCCTTCCGGCCTGACCAACCTGTTGGATGAGAACAATGCCACGGGGGTTGGGCCATTTGATGGAATAAACCGTTTCCGAATGCCCACGAACACTTCTCAGCTGGAAGTTTTCGACAGAGGTACGGCCACATTCGACGAATCCTTCATCGCCCGGCTCAAGCCCGAGGTCCATGTCCTGAATGCGGCCGAAGCCTTTGCCCTGCGCCAACTCGGGGTGACCACCGTGGTCAATCTCAACGCCTACAACTTTGACGGCCTGTCCGCTGGTTCACCCTTGATCATCGCCGCACGGGCCAACCCGAAGCGGATTTCCAATGTCGATACCGGCCTAGGGGTGTTGATGGCGGGGATCGGCGCTCCTGAGGTGAGTCCAACCGGGGCTTGGGAAGGTCGGGCTTCAACACCGGCGCTCCTCCAGACCGACTCCGACTGGACCAGCCCGGATGCCATCGGTCGGATCATCCTGGGGCTGGGGCCTGACTCCGACCTGATCGCCAGGGAAATCATTTCCACAGCCGGCCTGTGCCCTGAAGGCCTGGGCAATCAGCAGACCTCCTGGAACCACTACGTCATCCTCCTGCCCCGGTTGCAAGCGACCGTGGACCGGATGACCAACGCCTTGGGCGAGCCGCTGACCGCGTTCACTCACCTCCGGGAAATCACAGCCGAGTCCAACAGCGGGAACAACGGCATCGAACGGACCTTCAACCTCCTGGAACCCCAATCCCGCACCCGCTTCCATATCTACTCGCCCAAAGGCCACCGCTGGCAGGACGAGTTGGACCGGACGATGTGGCGGGTGACGGAAGTGTCCTCGTGA